Proteins from a genomic interval of Candidatus Limnocylindrales bacterium:
- a CDS encoding SGNH/GDSL hydrolase family protein, producing the protein MKTRNLPMKGALYRNLKSILQNLFLLTGVLFLCFLFLEVGLRLLVSLPPHERPPTSFWQPHPSLGWSLIPNKEGRWENQEFSNLIRINSAGFRDLEYSLEKPEGVFRIIVLGDSMTEGLQVPLEQTFAKILETLLNGDMVKDNPSKKKFEVLNLGVAAYGTGQEYLLLKEYGLRYQPDLVILAFLSLNDVLNNSLKLEKSMAGTEWERAYRPYFIPDGNGDLKLIPPRAIRIPFWENLYTYRFILQKIRTAPGLRRWFLPQHTERDFWGLYNPRLTPEWREAWDITQKLILKIKKEAGDHHAGFLLVSLTNRDSFIDGTFADQLKRYASVNWDIDKPDKILEDFCQEHSIPFLALTPLFRDYLKKADRPIQFHYASDGHWNVEGHRLAAEFIYKKLKEMEVVQKSLDNSN; encoded by the coding sequence ATGAAGACACGAAACCTTCCCATGAAGGGAGCCCTTTATAGGAACTTGAAGTCCATTTTACAGAATCTTTTTTTATTAACCGGGGTTCTTTTTCTCTGCTTTTTATTTTTGGAAGTGGGCCTGCGGCTGTTGGTATCCCTGCCTCCCCATGAACGACCTCCGACCAGCTTCTGGCAACCCCATCCTTCTTTAGGCTGGTCTTTGATTCCCAATAAAGAAGGTCGGTGGGAAAATCAGGAATTTTCCAACCTGATCCGAATCAACTCCGCCGGGTTTCGGGATCTGGAATATTCTTTGGAGAAACCGGAGGGGGTTTTTAGAATTATTGTACTGGGAGATTCCATGACGGAAGGGCTTCAAGTTCCGTTGGAGCAGACGTTTGCCAAGATACTGGAAACCCTTTTGAATGGAGACATGGTCAAGGATAATCCCTCTAAGAAAAAATTTGAAGTGTTAAATTTAGGCGTAGCGGCCTACGGGACCGGTCAGGAATATCTACTTCTTAAAGAATATGGACTCCGTTATCAACCGGATCTTGTTATTCTGGCTTTTTTATCCTTAAATGATGTTTTAAATAATTCCTTAAAGCTGGAAAAATCCATGGCAGGAACCGAATGGGAACGGGCCTATCGTCCTTACTTTATTCCAGATGGCAATGGCGACCTGAAACTCATTCCACCCCGGGCAATCCGCATTCCCTTCTGGGAGAATCTTTATACTTACCGATTTATTTTACAAAAAATCCGTACTGCTCCCGGGCTTCGCAGATGGTTTTTGCCTCAGCATACCGAGAGGGATTTCTGGGGTCTTTATAATCCCAGACTTACGCCGGAGTGGCGGGAAGCCTGGGATATTACCCAGAAATTGATCTTAAAAATCAAGAAAGAAGCCGGGGACCATCACGCCGGGTTTTTGCTTGTTTCCTTGACTAACCGGGATTCCTTTATCGATGGTACTTTTGCAGATCAGCTCAAGAGATATGCCTCCGTAAACTGGGACATCGACAAACCCGATAAAATTCTGGAGGATTTCTGTCAGGAGCATTCGATTCCTTTCCTTGCCCTGACCCCCTTGTTTCGGGATTATCTTAAAAAAGCCGATCGGCCCATACAGTTTCATTACGCCTCTGATGGGCACTGGAATGTGGAAGGTCACCGACTGGCAGCCGAGTTTATTTACAAGAAACTGAAAGAGATGGAAGTAGTCCAAAAATCTCTTGACAACTCCAACTAA